Genomic segment of Chionomys nivalis chromosome 17, mChiNiv1.1, whole genome shotgun sequence:
TAAGACCTGTTCGAGCactcagaagaaacagaagcaaatgatttaataaataatCCAAGAAGTCCGTGCAGCAAGGCTTTTGTGACTGAGGTCTGTGATCTCAACACTTGAGAGGTCAAAgcaggatcaagaattcaaggccagcttggtctaaggAGAGAGACCCTGCTTTTGGCAAAAACCTCACAACACTCCCATCAAGACAGATTCTTGCAGCTATAAACTGGTGGGTTTATAGATGTGACTATCCTGAGCACTAGTTTACCCCATAGGCTCTTACATAATAGCCAAGTGTAATGAAGGTGAAGAATGACAATTGCACTTTAAACCATAGGCGGGTCAAACAGTGACTTAGCAGAAATCCCTCTGATTAATTATTAACCTATGAAAGCCTCTGTTGAGAAAGGAACTTGGGAAATTGTTGACTGAGGCTAGGCGGAGAGCCCTTTCActtcctttatttaaaagaaaaagagaaaaaaaaggacctGGGTGGGGGtgcagtggggagaggagaaaggaggagactAAATTATGATAGAGGGATCTCAGTCAAACATCCCGTGGGGGCTCTAATCCACGCGGAGACTCTCCTCAGGACGGATTTACTGACTGGCTGGGTGGGTGAGGTGAAAGGGCCTTGCTTATAACAAACCGCAGCAGGAACCTTGCCCCCGCCTCTAGACCCAAGCAAGGCCAGGCAGGACCAGATCGGAGTTCTGGCTGCAACTCTCCTGAGGAACCACGAGGGACAGCCCTGGGCCGCTGCGCACGCAGCTGTGCCGACTTTGGCCTCATctcctgggtggggtggggaggttaatcttgggttttgtttttctgctcgGCGGCGCCACCTCCCTTCCTGGTTGGCTCTGGAACGCGGCCCGGAGCCTGCGCCCTGCTCCTCCTCCAGAGGACTGCTCCGGGCTGTGGCCCTTTCTCCTCCATTCGCCGCGATGTCGCTCGCCATCCTCGTCCTCCGGCTGGTTGTCGGCATCCTGGCGTTTCCCATGTATCTGCTGAACCTTTTAGGCATGTGGAACTGGATATGCAAAAAGTGGTTTCCCTACTTTCTGTCGCGGTTCACGGTGACATACAACGAGCAGATGGCGGGCAAAAAGAAGGAGCTTTTCAGCAACCTGCAGGAGTTCGCGGGCCCCTCGGGGAAGCTGTCGCTGCTGGAGGTGGGCTGCGGCACGGGGGCCAACTTTAAGTTCTATCCCCCCGGGTGCAGGGTGACCTGTGTCGACCCTAATCCAAGCTTCGAGAAGTTCCTGTTCAAGAGCGTCTCAGAGAACCGGCAGCTGCAGTTCGAGCGCTTTGTGGTGGCCGCTGGGGAGAACATGAGCCAGGTGGCTGATGGCTCCATGGACGTGGTGGTCTGCACCCTCGTGCTATGCTCGGTGAAGAACCAGGAGAAGATTCTGCGCGAGGTGTGCCGAGTGCTGAGGCCGGTGAGTGACAGATGAGGACTAACCCTAACCATAACCCCAAGGGTGGTCCTGTCAATTTCAGGTGTATTCTAATCTAAAAggtacacttaaaaaaaaaatcagggaaggatttttttttttttaagaaaaagagtgGTGGAAAACGACCTGCAGGACAGCTCAAATGTCGGTAACAGCAGCTCCCAGAACAGCTGAAGGGTTCATGCCCCCCAATTAAAAAACATTACAAGTGccaacactgaggaggcagagacaggctgatctgtatgagtttgaggccagcctggtctacacagtgaagcccaggccagccaaggctatacattgaaactccgtctcaaaaaccccaaaccaaacaacaattgGCAAGTCACTAAGGACAATGGGTTTGTTTCTTAAAACTGAtcagagttaaaaacaaaacaaacaagataagCAACTGGGCAAGATCAGGAACACAAATTAAAGTAGTCATTGTATGAGAAAGACCTAGAGGCCATTTTTAATCGTGACACTGTCTGAGACATAGTCTAGGTACTGGGGTGAATCTGGGAAGGGTCCCTCATACAGCAGTTTTATCTACTAGAAATTTATCTACAGATACACATGTGCAAAACCTGTCCATCACAAGGATAGTCATTAACGGAGCATTGGCATTAGTGGAAACGGGAGGAAACCTGTCTGTGGATGGGAGATTGTCACACAGTCAGGAACGCTGTAGCTATTAAAAagttggctgggtgtggtggcacacacataaaCCCGGCGAAAGTCAGTGTCCGGGAGGCTGAGGGCTCAGCATAGTCTCTCTGGCACAAGGACAGGTGCGCAGCGATCAAACTAGCAGGTAACCACACCTGACACACACCAGACATAGCCTCGGTTGTCTTCCTTAGCGTCTGTGGTTGCTTAATCGAGCCCAGATCATCATGACAGCCTCAGTTTACCCTAACGATAACCCTCTGAAGCAGGTACTTCTGCTcatcctttcagaaaagagcttGAAGAAATGCACCCAAGTTACACAGCGATGCTTGTGAATCCGGGTCTCATTCTCACTGGACTgtgccaggctggcctgaaactctgtagttagaccaggctggcctgaaactctgtagttagaccaggctggcctgaaactctgtagttagaccaggctggcctgaaactctgtagttagaccaggctggcctgaaactctgtagttagaccaggctggcctgaaactctgtagttagaccaggctggcctgaaactctgtaagtagaccaggctggctgtgaactcacagagctctgcctcccaagtactggattaaagacatgcaccactacaccctgCCCAGGTCCAGCTCTTCAGTGAGAATATCACTGTCATCTTCCAGATTTCGGCATTTCTTCCCCTTTGCTGTCCACACTGAGGCTCTCCCTCAGTTCTCCTTCCACATATATATCCTCCCCAATAGTCTCATGTGTCCCGAGTGTTTTCAGCTGCATGCCTGCTCAGATTTCCAAATCTCAACACCCGTGCAGAGTTTGCTCCGCCCCGCCCTGCCAAGCTCCGGGACTATTCACAGACATAGCAAAGCCCATCGCTGCTTTgccttcctgtctcctgccttagcctGAGGAAATGACatatttggtttttcatttttactagGAAATTTGGTTTTCTATTCTTAAACATATGCTTCTCCTGAACTTGTCTGTATAATTTGGGGTAACTACATCTCTAAACTGAAATCTATCTGGAACTCTGCCTTTGGGTGGCCAGGACCAGAGTAGCTTGACAAAGGCCAGCAAAAGGGAGATGCGTTTCTTTCCTCCCTCGGAAACGCACAGGGCTGCTTAGGTAGCATGTCCATGCCCTACGTGGGCTGCAGGTGAAAAATCAAAGTGCAGTTTCTCCCCTAAAGGCGATATCACTTACCATCCCTGGCTGAGTAAAACCCAAGGATGAAATGCCGCGCCCTGGCTGTCGTTTGCATTATGAATGGAATAACGCAGTCCAGTCTACACAGCACCTGTAGGTAGGCTCCTACTCTCCTTCGGCAGCTCCTGTGTTTCCAGCACTTACAGTCAGTGCCTGGGAACATTTTGCTAATGAATtgaaagattttttgttttgttttgtttttaagtgcaGTTTCTCCCCTAAAGGCGATATCACTTACCATCCCTGGCTGAGTAAAACCCAAGGATGAAATGCCGCGCCCTGGCTGTCGTTTGCATTATGAATGGAATAACGCAGTCCAGTCTACACAGCACCTATAGGTAGGCTCCTACTCTCCTTCGGCAGCTCCTGTGTTTCCAGCACTTACAGTCAGTGCCTGGGAACATTTTGCTAATGAATtgaaagattttttgttttgttttgtttttaaggatagGAGTAGAAGTCAgatgtggtggaacacacctgtaGTGCCTGCTCAAGGCAGGAGggctgggagttcaagaccagctagtGCCAGAATGAGTTTGCTGTGGAGTGAGCTCGAGACCAACCTGGGTGATGCTGTGAGGCTGTTCCGAAAGTCaaggaataacaacaacaaaaagacagaagaggGGGAGGTGACCAGTAAGAGAGCGCAGCCAGCAAAGGCACTGCGGTCAAGTCTGCTGCCCTGAGGTCcacgtggtgggaggagagaacacacgtgtgcacacacttaCACGCACTTGTGTTTTCACACTCAGACTAAATTaatgtaatgaaaattttaaacaaaaagagggaCTTAGccggaggtggtggcgcacgcctttaatctcagcactcgggaggcagaggcaggcagatctctgggagttcgaggccagcctggtctacaagagctagttccaggacaggaaccaaaagctacggagaaaccctgtctcgaaaaatccaaaaaataaaagagggacTTGGTGTTAATGCATTCATGAAGCATTTGTGTAGCAAACATGAGAGAGCAGTCAGAACCCTGAGCTCCAAAGCACAGCAGTAAAAACGCAAGATTGTGAAAGGGCAACGACAGATACAAAGATAAGAGAAGCCTGGCAAGTTTCCTTGTGTAGACTCTCCTTTTGGAGAAAGACTGCCTGAGTTTAACGACTGTTGTTGtccacacacgtgtgtatgcacacattcaTGAGCCCACACACCAATTCTAGAACAGGGGAGTCAGAAACTGGCAGCTCTCTGAGGCCACTGGCCAGTTAGCCTAGCCAAGGTGGTGAAATCCAGCCAGTGAGATTCTGGGTCAAAAGTGGGGACTGCCCCTGAGAAGCCATATACcggaagttatcctctgacctccacacaaagcCCTACACATGAGCACTAACACATGAACACTCATGTAAAAATACACTTATCTTTAAGGTTCTTAGTAGACAGAAAATCTTTTTACTAGAAAGCTTGTGTACTTGGGTTCCTTTTAGGTCTGCCTGTTGATATCCATCCTTGCTTGCTCatggaaacaactgcttttttctcttAAGGAGCCGTCACTTTATTACAAAGTGATATTAGCTAGATGCCATAACTCACAcctacagccccagccccagggcccgcagaggcaggatgatcaaggTCGGCCAGTACAAACAGTGTCTTCTAGGTGCTGCAGGAGGAGGCCCCTTCCTGTGTGCGGTGCCAGGCTGAGGGGAGATGGGAGAAGCAGGCAGGGATGTCTTTGTAGCAGTGGAAACCCTAAGGCACACCCTTCACGGGCATGCTAGCTCCTGTGTAAAGGTGAGTCAGTTTTCCCAAAGGGCAATTTGAAAACTTCTACCAAGGTGTTTTAAAAGGCACCCACCATGGACTCAGCCCCGCTTGTAAACAATGTAGCTGTTTGGAAATTACAAGTGCTCTCAAGATTGGTAGACATTAATGCTGGTTACAGTGAAAAACTGGGAAAAGCCTAACAGATACGaagtaaaataaagattataaacAACGTGTGGTACAGACGTAGTGTTGGGAAAAATTGCCTGTTCCAGGCCTGAAGATGTGGTCCCACTGTGACTGGGCCAGCTAGGCTGGCCTATCACTTCAGATCATCCCGCCTTAGCCTCTCTTGTGTGGAGACTCCAGGCATGGGCTATCTTGTCCAGCTAGTGCTGTATAAAATGTGACTGAAATTCAAACTACATTACCCATTACCTAACTCCATTAtaatttacctgtgaattttcAAAGTTGGCCTCAGGCACTGAAATTTGATGCTTCACAAATCTTGTAAAGCTGTTTTCCCAGAACCAgtatctttaaaatgtgtgtgtgtgtatgtgtctgtgtgtgtgtgtctgtgtgtattctttCTCAGGGAGGTGCTTTCTACTTCATGGAGCACGTGGCGGATGAGCGGTCCACCTGGAATTACTTCTGGCAGCAGGTTCTGGATCCTACCTGGCTCCTTCTGTTTGATGGATGCAACCTAACGAGAGAGAGCTGGAAGACTCTGGAGCAGGCCAGCTTCTCGAAGCTCAAGCTGCAGCACATCCAGGCTCCACTGTCCTGGGTTTTGGTGCGACCCCACATCTATGGGTACGCTGTGAAATAGTGGGAGGGGCACAAGGCCGAATCACTGCCAGGGCTCAAGGCTTCAGTTTAGATGCAAACTTCCACCTGGGGGAGGCGAAGTCCACTTTATTCTGTTTAACCATTTCTACATTCTCTCTCAAAACCAAAtcaactctgtgagttcgaggccagcctggtctacaaagggagttccaggacaggatccaaagctacagagaaaccctgcctcgaaaaaaccaaaaaaacaaaaacaaaaacaaaaaaaacaaaacaaaacaaaaaaacaaacaaacaaaaaaaaacaaatcaaagtagCTTTGAACCCCCTTAAAAGCCACCAATGGTCTCTAAGCCTTTGATAATAAGGCAACCGACAGCTGGCAAACCAAACAAGTCAACTCCAGCTAACTGAAAATCCATGTCTGACTAACAGAAAATCTTCCCCCCCAGAAAATGAAATCTGAACCCACTTGCTACCCTGGTGTCTCTGCTCTGGCTTTTGCTGCCCTGTCTGCTCAGGCCAGcagttttctgtcttttggttCAGTGTTTCACCAAATCCTGCTGCACCACACGGTTTTTATGCGTGCAACGCACCGATGCTCCAGCGTCACCGCAGGACTGCACCCGGGCACTGGCATTCTGGGGCTTATTATCCAGTACGTGTTTTGTTGAACATAAGAGACTCTAGGCAGCGAAAGGGTGGCCCCTGCATTAGGGAAAATGGGCACACTGTGCGGGGGACTCTAAATGCCACCCCTAAATGTAGTGGGCAGGGTCTGGGGAATTCTTCTGACCAAATTCCCCTGGCACTGAACTGGgtgaggtggtgcacgcctttaatcctagcacctaagAGGCAGATTTCAGTAGATCTCTGagctctgggccagcctggtccacagagtgagttctaggacagccagagagacaCAAgaaaatcttgggggtgggggggtggaggaaAAAGCCCTCTGGTCCTGGAAGGAAAGCACAGACATCATTGTGTATGCACTGAGAATGAGTCTGGGTGGGCCACTCGAGGGTCTCGGCTACagtttgtatgtatgtaaacaaatatattttctgagacGCAGAAGTCCTATTTTGAACATCAAATCAATAAATTCATATTCCTTTAAGAAATGGAAATAGTCTATACTTGGCTGACTTGTCTTCATTTGTGTCTTAGCGTCTGAGAAGGAAACGTCACCTTAGACAAGGAAGGCATTTGAACGCACAGATGTGTTTTTCTGCATCCAGGTATGAGGCACAACATACAAGGGATGGTCCTTGATGCTGGGGTCAGATCAGCCCAGAGGTGActgaggggtgagggggaggggcctaGTCCTTCTGGGAGGGGGAAGGCATCCTGGCAGGAGCATAGGCAGCATAGGCAGGAGCATAGGAGCATAGGCAGGAGCATAGGCAGGAGCATAGGCAGCATTGTATCACAGTCAGGAACCTGAGAGTGGAGAGAACTGGGACCAGACCATAAAAATTCAAGTGATTCACTTTCTTCAGCAAGGCTACTAAAGGTTTCACAGTCTTCCAAAGCAGCCCACtggctggggaccaagtgctcagGCCCacgagcctgtggggacatttagCATTCAAATGACCACACACAGCTAGCCTTCAGCCATTTtggtgtgtgatgtgggagtgatttttttctaatctgttgctttcattggttaattaataaagaaactgcctaggcccatttgataggccaacccttaggtgggtggaataaacagaacagaatgctgggagaaagaaggcgagtcagtgagtctccatgattctcccactccagacagacgcaggttaagatctttcctggtaagccaacttgtggtactacatagaatattagaaatgggttagatcaatatgtaaaaactagccaataagaggctggaactaatgggccaggcagtgtttaaaagaatacagtttccgtgtaattatttcgggtgtaaagctagccgggtggcgggacgcagcccgccgctccataCAACAGGTGTGGGCATGTGGTTGCTTGTTTTTGGTTGTGGTGTCGTAGTAGGGACTGAACCAAGGGCTGTGGGCATGCTAGACAAGGCTATACCATTGAACCAGGTCCCTGTCCTAGAAGAATTGTGTGTTGGGGGTTtcaatacagggtctcactatggatcACTGGCCGGTCTCAGACTCaaggatccatctgcctctgccgcctgagtgTCAATCAAAGCCATGTGCCCCCACAGCCACCCTGGATGAGTTTTGAAAAGCTTCAGTGCAGGGATCCCATTTGTGAAAGCAGAGCTCGAAGAAAGGCAGCTCATGGCTCCGCCTCTCCCACATAAATCAGCATTGTTGTCAGGACCTGGATAGCTCCCTCTTCAGT
This window contains:
- the Tmt1a gene encoding N6-adenosine-methyltransferase TMT1A → MSLAILVLRLVVGILAFPMYLLNLLGMWNWICKKWFPYFLSRFTVTYNEQMAGKKKELFSNLQEFAGPSGKLSLLEVGCGTGANFKFYPPGCRVTCVDPNPSFEKFLFKSVSENRQLQFERFVVAAGENMSQVADGSMDVVVCTLVLCSVKNQEKILREVCRVLRPGGAFYFMEHVADERSTWNYFWQQVLDPTWLLLFDGCNLTRESWKTLEQASFSKLKLQHIQAPLSWVLVRPHIYGYAVK